A segment of the bacterium genome:
CGACGTGTTTGAGCGTCTCGTCGAAGAGCGCCTCCACCGCGGCCGGAAGCGAGTTCCGGTCCCCGACCATCGTAAAGACGGTCCGGTTCTGAGCCGCGTCGGGGGCGACGTTCAACAGCCGTACGCCTTCCACCGCCCGTATCCGTTCGGCTACTTTTTCGACGACATCCAGTTTCGTACCTTCGCTGATGTTGGGAACGCATTCAATTATCTCGGCCATACCAACTCAACCTCCTAACGCCGTTATACTTGAATAAATACTATTTTCCAAGCTCCTCGCGCCAACCGGCGAACGCTTCCGCGACCGCCTGGGCGCAGTGCTCTTCGATTAACGCCATATACTTTTTCGCTTTCTCCGCGTCCGCGGACGGCATCCCCTTGCCGGCCTCTCGCGTGCCTACCGGCCGCGGGAACGGCATCCGGAATACCCCTTTGTCGTACGTCGCGGCCTTCAAACCCTTGAGCATATCGGCCTTCACCAGCTCGGGCCTCGCGGCGAGGACGCCGGCGGTCTCCTCCGCGGCGCCGTGGCCGCCCTCGGCGCCGAACACCTCTTCGCTCGCCTCCGGCGCCAGTAACCACCAATGGAGCACGATAGTGAACAGGCCGGTATCCCGATACGCGGCTTGCGCCGCCTCCTTCAGCTCGTCTATATGGCCGCCGTGGCCGTTCACGACGACGAGCTTGCCGAATCCCATCCGGCCGAAGCCGACGAAGATTTCGGTTACGTATTGCGTAAACGTCGCCGACGTGACGGTATGCGAACCGGGATACGGCAGCAGGCTCCGCGTAACGCCGTAGTTCACCGTCGGCGCGATTATTAAATTTAACCGCCCGGCGAGCCGTTCCGCGAGGTATTCGGGTATTATTATATCGGTCCCGAGCGGGATGCCGCCGTGCGCCTCGACGGTTCCAATCGGTATAACGACGCCGTCGTACTTTGCCGGCACCAGCGCCCCGAATTCTTTCCAATTGAGCTCCGCCAACCGCGGCGCGCTACCCTTTTCTTCGGCCATATTTTTCTCCCGCAAACCTAGTCGCCGACGACGGTTACCGTGATTTCCCGGCGCCGTTTTTTATTGTCGAAGTCAATGAAGACCACCTGTTGCCACGTACCCAACGACGGCGCGCCGCCCGCGACCGGAAACGCGAACGTGGGCCCGAGGAGCGACGAGCGGACATGCGAGTGGCCGTTGCCGTCGCCCCAGCGCTCGTCGTGGCCGTATCGCTCGCCCTTGGGAGCGAACTTCTCGAAAAGCCTTTTAATGTCCGATACCAACCCGGGCTCGTATTCGACGGTCGTAATGCCGACGGTCGAGCCGGCCGACGCTACCAGCCCTATACCATCCTTCACGCCCGAGGCCGCGACCAACCGCACCACCTCGGCCGTAACGTCGTGGATGTCGGCATCGCCCTTACACGAGAGCTCGAACGAATCGCGGTAAACGGTCATACGGCCCCCTTCGGAAGGAATAAACGCTTAAACGCCGCGGCCGCCGGCCCGAATGAAACCACCGCCAGGAAGTACTTCGCCGCGGCCCCGAATAAGAACGGCGTGCAGCCGAGCGCGAACGCTCGGCGCCACTCGAGGTGTAATATCACAACCAGATGCCCCAGGCCGCACGCGTATATGGCGACCAGCGATAATAGAAAGCAAGCCGCCCGGATGTGCCACGGCCGGCGATGCGCCAACCCCGCGATCGCCGCCCCGGCGACGAACCCGATTAAATAGCCGGCCGTCGGCCCGGCGATTACCGCCCACCCGGCGCCGCCGGCAAAGAAAGGCGCGCCCATTACGCCGGCGGCGATGTACGCCAATACCGCAGCGATACCCCACCGCACGCCGAGCGCGGCGCCCGCTATCATTACGACGAACGTTTGCATGGTCACCGGTACGGGCGTAAAAGGAAGCGGCACCCTAACAGCCGCCGACAAGCCCAGCGCCGCGACGAAAACCAACGCCCCGGCGAGTTTCGACATCCACCCGTATTCCGCCGCCCGCGACGCAACGCATACACGAGATTTCATACTAATTTTACTCCTCCGTTAAAAACCGCCAGAGGGCCGCCGCGGCCTCTTCGTACAAAGCCGCGTCGCCGGCCGAACCGACCGAACCAGGAACTTTTACGAATACCAAGTCATAAGGCCGCGCTTCCCGCGGCGTCGCGAATACGACGACGTCGCCCGCCAACCGCCGCGGCGCGCCGCGTTCGTCGAAGAGCGCGTCGTCGGCCGATATATTCACGAAAGTTACGCCGGCCGCAGCAGCAGCCGCGGCCAATTCCTCGGCTTCGGGCGAAGCCACGAACCCCTCCATCGCGAAATCGCCGGCCCGGCACGCCACGACGGCGTCGACGCCCGCGAATTTATCCTCGTAATCCGCCAATTTAACTTTATTGGTCGTCCCAACCTCGGCGACGCTAACGCCG
Coding sequences within it:
- a CDS encoding biotin transporter BioY, encoding MKSRVCVASRAAEYGWMSKLAGALVFVAALGLSAAVRVPLPFTPVPVTMQTFVVMIAGAALGVRWGIAAVLAYIAAGVMGAPFFAGGAGWAVIAGPTAGYLIGFVAGAAIAGLAHRRPWHIRAACFLLSLVAIYACGLGHLVVILHLEWRRAFALGCTPFLFGAAAKYFLAVVSFGPAAAAFKRLFLPKGAV
- a CDS encoding creatininase family protein; the encoded protein is MAEEKGSAPRLAELNWKEFGALVPAKYDGVVIPIGTVEAHGGIPLGTDIIIPEYLAERLAGRLNLIIAPTVNYGVTRSLLPYPGSHTVTSATFTQYVTEIFVGFGRMGFGKLVVVNGHGGHIDELKEAAQAAYRDTGLFTIVLHWWLLAPEASEEVFGAEGGHGAAEETAGVLAARPELVKADMLKGLKAATYDKGVFRMPFPRPVGTREAGKGMPSADAEKAKKYMALIEEHCAQAVAEAFAGWREELGK
- a CDS encoding secondary thiamine-phosphate synthase enzyme YjbQ, with the translated sequence MTVYRDSFELSCKGDADIHDVTAEVVRLVAASGVKDGIGLVASAGSTVGITTVEYEPGLVSDIKRLFEKFAPKGERYGHDERWGDGNGHSHVRSSLLGPTFAFPVAGGAPSLGTWQQVVFIDFDNKKRRREITVTVVGD